A genomic region of Botrytis cinerea B05.10 chromosome 9, complete sequence contains the following coding sequences:
- the Bclcc3 gene encoding Bclcc3 produces the protein MSTHANFELLCGKYSVLLLRDVSIRYKTSSIPADNTPTSRDCWGAYDIHTDYSNEWPTTNVVREYDLTASNMWIAPDGVEVLGMVFNSQFPAPTIEADWGDTLRITVHNNLMNLNGTAVHWHGLRQLNSNWQDGVPGVSQCPITPFQSYTYEFQVTQYGVSWYHSHFALQYPAGLYGPLKINGPTSQNYDIDIGPLLISDWFHQSPFSLFYEELCCNTPIPNSHLLQGQGVYYDETTGLRSGSFYSLGVARGKKYKISLVNAGTSTQFTFWIDGHTFTVVGTDFVPIEGYETDTLNIAVGQRYDIIIKANAGCSHGTNFWIHARDCNSPTQISTLGILRYDPTSTELPPDSHDNQLNFGCLEPPAKFLVPVVSKKVGKPINGLTPNQYLNVSLQPYPKLDPDTHLLKWSLKNYPMYLNWSVPSLKLIQDNSDTTGVAFPQDYVPIFLDYPDNDWLYFLIEGMFNTTDPTIEVSNSSHPIHLHGHDFSILAQSHTPFDISTFSPNLDNPPRRDTAMLPQNGYLVIGFEMNNPGAWLLHCHIAWHASSGMAVQFVESSGQLQSMIRKAGIMSSLEDQCDAWTSWYYDYNVPAEHTQDAESGV, from the exons ATGAGCACGCATGCTAATTTTGAGCTCCTTTGCGGGAAATACTCAGTACTTCTTCTACGCGACGTGTCGATCAGGTATAAAACG TCATCAATTCCAGCTGATAATACACCGACTAGTCGTGATTGCTGGGGAGCTTATGATATACACACTGATTACTCTAACGAGTGGCCGACGACAAATGTCGTCCGAGAA TATGATTTGACTGCCAGTAACATGTGGATCGCGCCAGACGGGGTGGAAGTTCTGGGCATGGTTTTTAACTCTCAATTCCCGGCTCCGACAATTGAA GCTGATTGGGGGGATACTTTGA GGATAACGGTCCATAAtaatttgatgaatttgaatggCACCGCTGTTCATTGGCATGGCCTTCGCCAATTGAACAGTAATTGGCAAGACGGTGTCCCGGGAGTTTCGCAATGTCCAATCACG CCTTTTCAGTCCTATACATACGAATTCCAAGTGACTCAGTATGGAGTATCTTGGTATCATAGCCATTTTGCATTGCAAT ATCCGGCAGGACTTTATGGCCCTTTAAAAATCAATGGGCCAACAAGTCAAAActatgatattgatattgggCCGCTACTAATATCAGATTGGTTTCATCAAAGTCCTTTCTCACTATTCTATGAGGAATTATGTTGTAACACCCCTATACCAAATTCGCACCTGCTGCAGGGGCAAGGAGTTTACTACGACGAGACAACAGGCCTCAGAAGTGGCAGTTTCTACTCTCTTGGTGTGGCTAGAGGCAAAAAATACAAGATTAGTCTTGTTAATGCAGGAACTTCCACTCAATTCACATTCTGGATTGATGGTCACACATTTACTGTAGTTGGAACAGACTTTGTACCCATTGAAGGCTACGAAACAGACACTTTGAACATTGCAGTTG GTCAACGTTAcgatatcattatcaaagCAAATGCAGGCTGCTCACACGGTACAAACTTCTGGATTCATGCTAGGGACTGTAACAGTCCAACACAAATATCAACCTTGGGTATTCTCAGATATGATCCGACATCAACTGAGCTTCCTCCGGATAGTCATGATAATCAGTTGAACTTTGGGTGTTTGGAACCTCCAGCCAAATTTCTGGTTCCTGTGGTTTCCAAGAAGGTTGGAAAGCCGATTAATGGACTTACACCAAACCAATACCTCAATGTATCCTTGCAGCCATATCCTAAGCTCGACCCAGATACCCACCTACTGAAGTGGAGCCTCAAAAACTACCCAATGTATCTTAATTGGAGCGTTCCTTCTCTCAAGCTCATCCAAGACAATTCGGACACGACGGGCGTGGCCTTTCCACAAGATTATGTACCAATATTTCTTGATTATCCGGATAATGATTGGCTATATTTCCTCATAGAAGGCATGTTCAATACTACAGACCCAACTATCGAAGTTTCAAATAGTAGCCACCCTATTCATTTGCATGGTCATGATTTTTCGATATTAGCCCAATCTCACACACCCTTTGATATTTCGACATTCTCCCCAAACCTTGATAATCCTCCAAGGAGAGACACTGCGATGTTACCTCAAAATGGATACTTGGTGATTGGCTTTGAAATGAACAACCCCGGAGCCTGGCTTCTTCACTGTCATATT GCTTGGCACGCATCTTCTGGGATGGCAGTTCAATTTGTTGAGAGCTCCGGTCAACTACAGAGCATGATCAGGAAGGCTGGAATAATGTCAAGTTTAGAAGATCAATGTGATGCATGGACGAGCTGGTATTATGACTACAATGTACCCGCAGAACACACTCAGGATGCAGAGTCTGGGGTCTAG
- the Bclcc3 gene encoding Bclcc3, producing the protein MLILSSFAGNTQYFFYATCRSGIKRRDCWGAYDIHTDYSNEWPTTNVVREYDLTASNMWIAPDGVEVLGMVFNSQFPAPTIEADWGDTLRITVHNNLMNLNGTAVHWHGLRQLNSNWQDGVPGVSQCPITPFQSYTYEFQVTQYGVSWYHSHFALQYPAGLYGPLKINGPTSQNYDIDIGPLLISDWFHQSPFSLFYEELCCNTPIPNSHLLQGQGVYYDETTGLRSGSFYSLGVARGKKYKISLVNAGTSTQFTFWIDGHTFTVVGTDFVPIEGYETDTLNIAVGQRYDIIIKANAGCSHGTNFWIHARDCNSPTQISTLGILRYDPTSTELPPDSHDNQLNFGCLEPPAKFLVPVVSKKVGKPINGLTPNQYLNVSLQPYPKLDPDTHLLKWSLKNYPMYLNWSVPSLKLIQDNSDTTGVAFPQDYVPIFLDYPDNDWLYFLIEGMFNTTDPTIEVSNSSHPIHLHGHDFSILAQSHTPFDISTFSPNLDNPPRRDTAMLPQNGYLVIGFEMNNPGAWLLHCHIAWHASSGMAVQFVESSGQLQSMIRKAGIMSSLEDQCDAWTSWYYDYNVPAEHTQDAESGV; encoded by the exons ATGCTAATTTTGAGCTCCTTTGCGGGAAATACTCAGTACTTCTTCTACGCGACGTGTCGATCAGGTATAAAACG TCGTGATTGCTGGGGAGCTTATGATATACACACTGATTACTCTAACGAGTGGCCGACGACAAATGTCGTCCGAGAA TATGATTTGACTGCCAGTAACATGTGGATCGCGCCAGACGGGGTGGAAGTTCTGGGCATGGTTTTTAACTCTCAATTCCCGGCTCCGACAATTGAA GCTGATTGGGGGGATACTTTGA GGATAACGGTCCATAAtaatttgatgaatttgaatggCACCGCTGTTCATTGGCATGGCCTTCGCCAATTGAACAGTAATTGGCAAGACGGTGTCCCGGGAGTTTCGCAATGTCCAATCACG CCTTTTCAGTCCTATACATACGAATTCCAAGTGACTCAGTATGGAGTATCTTGGTATCATAGCCATTTTGCATTGCAAT ATCCGGCAGGACTTTATGGCCCTTTAAAAATCAATGGGCCAACAAGTCAAAActatgatattgatattgggCCGCTACTAATATCAGATTGGTTTCATCAAAGTCCTTTCTCACTATTCTATGAGGAATTATGTTGTAACACCCCTATACCAAATTCGCACCTGCTGCAGGGGCAAGGAGTTTACTACGACGAGACAACAGGCCTCAGAAGTGGCAGTTTCTACTCTCTTGGTGTGGCTAGAGGCAAAAAATACAAGATTAGTCTTGTTAATGCAGGAACTTCCACTCAATTCACATTCTGGATTGATGGTCACACATTTACTGTAGTTGGAACAGACTTTGTACCCATTGAAGGCTACGAAACAGACACTTTGAACATTGCAGTTG GTCAACGTTAcgatatcattatcaaagCAAATGCAGGCTGCTCACACGGTACAAACTTCTGGATTCATGCTAGGGACTGTAACAGTCCAACACAAATATCAACCTTGGGTATTCTCAGATATGATCCGACATCAACTGAGCTTCCTCCGGATAGTCATGATAATCAGTTGAACTTTGGGTGTTTGGAACCTCCAGCCAAATTTCTGGTTCCTGTGGTTTCCAAGAAGGTTGGAAAGCCGATTAATGGACTTACACCAAACCAATACCTCAATGTATCCTTGCAGCCATATCCTAAGCTCGACCCAGATACCCACCTACTGAAGTGGAGCCTCAAAAACTACCCAATGTATCTTAATTGGAGCGTTCCTTCTCTCAAGCTCATCCAAGACAATTCGGACACGACGGGCGTGGCCTTTCCACAAGATTATGTACCAATATTTCTTGATTATCCGGATAATGATTGGCTATATTTCCTCATAGAAGGCATGTTCAATACTACAGACCCAACTATCGAAGTTTCAAATAGTAGCCACCCTATTCATTTGCATGGTCATGATTTTTCGATATTAGCCCAATCTCACACACCCTTTGATATTTCGACATTCTCCCCAAACCTTGATAATCCTCCAAGGAGAGACACTGCGATGTTACCTCAAAATGGATACTTGGTGATTGGCTTTGAAATGAACAACCCCGGAGCCTGGCTTCTTCACTGTCATATT GCTTGGCACGCATCTTCTGGGATGGCAGTTCAATTTGTTGAGAGCTCCGGTCAACTACAGAGCATGATCAGGAAGGCTGGAATAATGTCAAGTTTAGAAGATCAATGTGATGCATGGACGAGCTGGTATTATGACTACAATGTACCCGCAGAACACACTCAGGATGCAGAGTCTGGGGTCTAG
- the Bclcc3 gene encoding Bclcc3 has product MVSHVFGRILCLVGSYLRFIDLSDYCFSEQSSIPADNTPTSRDCWGAYDIHTDYSNEWPTTNVVREYDLTASNMWIAPDGVEVLGMVFNSQFPAPTIEADWGDTLRITVHNNLMNLNGTAVHWHGLRQLNSNWQDGVPGVSQCPITPFQSYTYEFQVTQYGVSWYHSHFALQYPAGLYGPLKINGPTSQNYDIDIGPLLISDWFHQSPFSLFYEELCCNTPIPNSHLLQGQGVYYDETTGLRSGSFYSLGVARGKKYKISLVNAGTSTQFTFWIDGHTFTVVGTDFVPIEGYETDTLNIAVGQRYDIIIKANAGCSHGTNFWIHARDCNSPTQISTLGILRYDPTSTELPPDSHDNQLNFGCLEPPAKFLVPVVSKKVGKPINGLTPNQYLNVSLQPYPKLDPDTHLLKWSLKNYPMYLNWSVPSLKLIQDNSDTTGVAFPQDYVPIFLDYPDNDWLYFLIEGMFNTTDPTIEVSNSSHPIHLHGHDFSILAQSHTPFDISTFSPNLDNPPRRDTAMLPQNGYLVIGFEMNNPGAWLLHCHIAWHASSGMAVQFVESSGQLQSMIRKAGIMSSLEDQCDAWTSWYYDYNVPAEHTQDAESGV; this is encoded by the exons ATGGTTTCACATGTTTTCGGCAGAATTCTGTGCCTTGTTGGAAGTTACCTTCGTTTCATTGACTTAAGTGACTATTGTTTCTCTGAGCAGTCATCAATTCCAGCTGATAATACACCGACTAGTCGTGATTGCTGGGGAGCTTATGATATACACACTGATTACTCTAACGAGTGGCCGACGACAAATGTCGTCCGAGAA TATGATTTGACTGCCAGTAACATGTGGATCGCGCCAGACGGGGTGGAAGTTCTGGGCATGGTTTTTAACTCTCAATTCCCGGCTCCGACAATTGAA GCTGATTGGGGGGATACTTTGA GGATAACGGTCCATAAtaatttgatgaatttgaatggCACCGCTGTTCATTGGCATGGCCTTCGCCAATTGAACAGTAATTGGCAAGACGGTGTCCCGGGAGTTTCGCAATGTCCAATCACG CCTTTTCAGTCCTATACATACGAATTCCAAGTGACTCAGTATGGAGTATCTTGGTATCATAGCCATTTTGCATTGCAAT ATCCGGCAGGACTTTATGGCCCTTTAAAAATCAATGGGCCAACAAGTCAAAActatgatattgatattgggCCGCTACTAATATCAGATTGGTTTCATCAAAGTCCTTTCTCACTATTCTATGAGGAATTATGTTGTAACACCCCTATACCAAATTCGCACCTGCTGCAGGGGCAAGGAGTTTACTACGACGAGACAACAGGCCTCAGAAGTGGCAGTTTCTACTCTCTTGGTGTGGCTAGAGGCAAAAAATACAAGATTAGTCTTGTTAATGCAGGAACTTCCACTCAATTCACATTCTGGATTGATGGTCACACATTTACTGTAGTTGGAACAGACTTTGTACCCATTGAAGGCTACGAAACAGACACTTTGAACATTGCAGTTG GTCAACGTTAcgatatcattatcaaagCAAATGCAGGCTGCTCACACGGTACAAACTTCTGGATTCATGCTAGGGACTGTAACAGTCCAACACAAATATCAACCTTGGGTATTCTCAGATATGATCCGACATCAACTGAGCTTCCTCCGGATAGTCATGATAATCAGTTGAACTTTGGGTGTTTGGAACCTCCAGCCAAATTTCTGGTTCCTGTGGTTTCCAAGAAGGTTGGAAAGCCGATTAATGGACTTACACCAAACCAATACCTCAATGTATCCTTGCAGCCATATCCTAAGCTCGACCCAGATACCCACCTACTGAAGTGGAGCCTCAAAAACTACCCAATGTATCTTAATTGGAGCGTTCCTTCTCTCAAGCTCATCCAAGACAATTCGGACACGACGGGCGTGGCCTTTCCACAAGATTATGTACCAATATTTCTTGATTATCCGGATAATGATTGGCTATATTTCCTCATAGAAGGCATGTTCAATACTACAGACCCAACTATCGAAGTTTCAAATAGTAGCCACCCTATTCATTTGCATGGTCATGATTTTTCGATATTAGCCCAATCTCACACACCCTTTGATATTTCGACATTCTCCCCAAACCTTGATAATCCTCCAAGGAGAGACACTGCGATGTTACCTCAAAATGGATACTTGGTGATTGGCTTTGAAATGAACAACCCCGGAGCCTGGCTTCTTCACTGTCATATT GCTTGGCACGCATCTTCTGGGATGGCAGTTCAATTTGTTGAGAGCTCCGGTCAACTACAGAGCATGATCAGGAAGGCTGGAATAATGTCAAGTTTAGAAGATCAATGTGATGCATGGACGAGCTGGTATTATGACTACAATGTACCCGCAGAACACACTCAGGATGCAGAGTCTGGGGTCTAG